In a single window of the Gadus macrocephalus chromosome 6, ASM3116895v1 genome:
- the LOC132459640 gene encoding arrestin domain-containing protein 3-like produces the protein MPTIKDLTLTYDALNEERSFSEGDTLTGTVTMCLKKDTKVKSFFVKLKGDANVRWSQEIGENLLIHTAHWRYFKLKQYLIPENTKDTEISKGNHSYKFSFKIPSGSMPSSFCGLFGKIVYKLEVKLSMSWRLDSNVKQEINFASKAIPNFSHLMTRQVGQVDKDIGIFSKRSVHMEVFVESGVYAPGQTVAVTVKVKNTSSKDVTPKFSLNQYVTYRAHGFTKFSCGEICKLVGEVIEKESEKTVTCALKIPPDTILSIQNCEILSVEYNFKVYLDISFATDPEINFPLVIVPSGFMLNPGPGGMNQPYPPVAYGGPSNSDFPPPAACSQPAPHQQAYGPSAGTIGLLSDHRLRDHKPLSLWSLLGGFGRSAAFGPQAAFGSQAAFGSQAAFGSQAAFGSQAAFGPLAAFWPPAASMPPAGSGPPAAWGPGPAAPGAVGAAYYQHVPQNKSPYGPPAQPSAHPPVLQGPPPPAAPGALPSAPTFDPGQYAPPSLASCYNGPTYSMPPQMPGMGTDFLSRQNEEPPSYLSMFPPATNDKPPK, from the exons ATGCCTACAATAAAGGATTTAACGTTGACTTACGATGCACTTAACGAGGAAAGGTCGTTTTCCGAGGGAGACACTTTAACGGGCACAGTGACGATGTGTTTGAAAAAAGATACGAAAGTTAAATCCTTTTTCGTCAAACTTAAAGGCGACGCAAATGTGCGTTGGAGCCAAGAGATTGGTGAAAACCTACTCATTCATACTGCACACTGGAGGTACTTTAAACTTAAACAATATTTGATTCCTGAAAACACTAAAG ACACTGAAATCTCCAAGGGAAATCACTCGTATAAATTCAGCTTCAAAATTCCATCCGG GAGTATGCCCTCATCCTTCTGCGGGTTGTTTGGTAAGATCGTCTACAAGTTGGAAGTCAAGCTTTCAATGAGCTGGAGGTTGGACAGCAATGTAAAACAGGAGATCAACTTTGCATCGAAGGCCATTCCAAACTTCAGCCACCTGATG ACCCGCCAGGTTGGCCAAGTGGATAAAGACATAGGAATCTTCTCCAAAAGATCCGTACACATGGAGGTGTTTGTGGAGAGCGGAGTCTACGCCCCGG gTCAAACTGTGGCAGTTACTgttaaagtcaaaaacacatcctCAAAAGACGTGACCCCCAAGTTCTCTTTGAATCAGTATGTTACGTACCGTGCGCACGGCTTTACAAAGTTCAGTTGTGGTGAAATCTGTAAGTTAGTTGGGGAGGTTATTGAGAAGGAAAGTGAAAAAACAGTCACTTGTGCATTGAAGATCCCTCCTGACACGATCCTATCCATCCAGAACTGTGAAATCCTTTCAGTTGAATATAATTTTAAG GTGTACTTGGACATCAGCTTTGCCACAGACCCAGAGATCAATTTTCCACTGGTCATTGTCCCTTCCGGCTTCATGTTAAACCCAGGGCCCGGGGGAATGAACCAGCCGTACCCCCCTGTAGCATACGGGGGCCCAAGCAACAGCGACTTCCCTCCCCCCGCCGCCTGCTCTCAGCCAGCTCCGCATCAGCAGGCCTATGGTCCCTCAGCAGGGACCATAGGCCTGCTGAGCGACCATAGGCTGAGGGACCATAAGCCCCTCAGCCTATGGTCCCTCTTGGGGGGCTTCGGCCGCTCAGCAGCCTTCGGGCCCCAAGCAGCCTTCGGGTCCCAAGCAGCCTTCGGGTCCCAAGCAGCCTTCGGGTCCCAAGCAGCCTTCGGGTCCCAAGCAGCCTTCGGGCCCCTAGCAGCCTTCTGGCCCCCAGCAGCCTCCATGCCCCCAGCAGGCTCCGGGCCCCCAGCAGCCTGGGGCCCGGGCCCCGCTGCGCCTGGTGCCGTGGGAGCAGCTTACTACCAGCACGTGCCACAGAACAAGTCTCCGTATGGACCCCCGGCCCAGCCCTCAGCGCACCCCCCAGTTCTCCAGGGCCCTCCTCCACCGGCGGCTCCGGGGGCTCTGCCCTCTGCGCCGACGTTCGACCCCGGCCAGTACGCCCCGCCGTCGTTGGCCTCCTGCTACAACGGCCCCACGTATAGCATGCCACCGCAAATGCCGGGGATGGGCACCGATTTTCTATCCCGACAAAATGAAGAACCTCCTTCGTATCTGTCTATGTTCCCCCCGGCAACCAACGATAAACCGCCAAAATAA